The Streptomyces pactum genome contains a region encoding:
- a CDS encoding arabinan endo-1,5-alpha-L-arabinosidase: MTLRRTLTAVAAASLLALLPHAAQAAGSYPDPRPVTGQRIIHDPTVTRLKGGGYVAYSTGGVIGARLSEDGRHWDDAGNAFAEPPSWWYEYNDTGDPWAPDLSYRAGRYWLYYAVSSWGTNHSAIGVATSRTGLPGTWTDHGKVFSSETTDTWNAIDPAIIRADGRLWMSFGSYWSGIRMVELDRHTGKAVADAEVHHLATRPDEPYAVEGPEIVKHGRHYYLFASYDACCSGVDSTYKIKVGRSTDIRGPYADSTGTPMLEGGGDLLLEGHGRYIGTGGQSVFRDRGRDWLAYHYYDAEDEGTPKLGLNALTWAKDGWPKVS; encoded by the coding sequence GTGACCCTGCGCAGGACCCTCACCGCCGTCGCGGCGGCATCCCTGCTGGCCCTGCTGCCCCATGCGGCGCAGGCGGCGGGGAGTTACCCCGACCCGCGCCCCGTCACGGGCCAGCGGATCATCCACGACCCCACCGTCACGCGCCTCAAGGGCGGCGGCTACGTCGCCTACTCCACCGGTGGCGTCATCGGCGCCCGCCTCTCCGAGGACGGCAGACACTGGGACGACGCGGGCAACGCCTTCGCCGAGCCCCCGAGCTGGTGGTACGAGTACAACGACACCGGCGACCCGTGGGCGCCCGACCTCTCCTACCGCGCCGGCCGCTACTGGCTCTACTACGCCGTCTCCTCCTGGGGCACCAACCACTCGGCGATCGGCGTCGCCACCTCCCGCACGGGTCTGCCCGGCACCTGGACGGACCACGGCAAGGTCTTCTCCTCCGAGACCACCGACACCTGGAACGCCATCGACCCGGCGATCATCCGGGCCGACGGCCGCCTGTGGATGTCCTTCGGCTCCTACTGGAGCGGCATCCGCATGGTCGAGCTGGACCGGCACACCGGCAAGGCCGTGGCGGACGCGGAGGTCCACCACCTCGCCACCCGCCCGGACGAGCCGTACGCCGTCGAGGGCCCGGAGATCGTCAAGCACGGCCGCCACTACTACCTCTTCGCGTCGTACGACGCGTGCTGCTCGGGCGTGGACAGCACGTACAAGATCAAGGTCGGCAGGTCCACGGACATCAGGGGCCCGTACGCCGACAGCACCGGCACCCCGATGCTGGAAGGCGGCGGCGACCTCCTCCTGGAAGGCCACGGCCGCTACATCGGCACGGGCGGCCAGTCGGTCTTCCGCGACCGGGGCCGGGACTGGCTGGCGTACCACTACTACGACGCCGAGGACGAAGGCACGCCCAAGCTCGGGCTGAACGCCTTGACCTGGGCCAAGGACGGCTGGCCGAAGGTCTCCTAG
- a CDS encoding alpha-N-arabinofuranosidase, which yields MRTARFTLDPAFTTGEVNPRLFGSFVEHLGRCVYTGIYEPGHPTADAAGLRQDVLELVRELGVTAIRYPGGNFVSGYKWEDSVGPVEDRPRRLDLAWRSTETNRFGLSEYIAFLKKVGPQAEPMMAVNLGTRGVAEALELQEYANHPSGTALSDLRAEHGDKDPFGIRLWCLGNEMDGPWQTGHKTAEEYGRVAAETARAMRQIDPDLELVACGSSGQSMETFAEWEATVLQETYDLVDHISLHAYYEPHDGDVDSFLASAVDMESFIENVVATCDHVGARLKSKKKINLSFDEWNVWYMAKTQAEVSALDWPEAPRLLEDNYSVMDAVVFGSLLIALLRHADRVTVACLAQLVNVIAPIMTEPGGPAWRQTTFFPFSQASKYGRGEVLDVRVDSPTYETRKYGEADLLHATAVRAEDGSVTVFAVNRSRTESLPLDVALSGLHLTEVVEHSALADADPDARNTLAEPERVVPHPVAGTALRDGGLSAVLEPLSWNVIRLR from the coding sequence ATGCGAACCGCCCGCTTCACCCTCGACCCCGCCTTCACCACCGGCGAAGTCAACCCCCGCCTCTTCGGCTCCTTCGTGGAACACCTCGGCCGCTGCGTCTACACCGGCATCTACGAGCCCGGCCACCCCACCGCCGACGCCGCGGGCCTGCGCCAGGACGTGCTGGAGCTGGTCCGGGAACTCGGCGTCACCGCCATCCGCTACCCCGGCGGCAACTTCGTCTCCGGCTACAAGTGGGAGGACTCGGTCGGCCCGGTGGAGGACCGCCCCCGCCGCCTCGACCTGGCCTGGCGCTCCACGGAGACCAACCGCTTCGGCCTGTCCGAGTACATCGCCTTCCTCAAGAAGGTCGGCCCCCAGGCCGAACCCATGATGGCCGTCAACCTCGGCACCCGCGGCGTCGCCGAGGCCCTGGAACTCCAGGAGTACGCCAACCACCCCTCCGGCACGGCGCTGTCCGACCTCCGCGCCGAGCACGGCGACAAGGACCCCTTCGGCATCAGGCTGTGGTGCCTGGGCAACGAGATGGACGGCCCCTGGCAGACCGGCCACAAGACCGCCGAGGAGTACGGGCGCGTCGCCGCCGAGACCGCCCGCGCCATGCGCCAGATCGACCCGGACCTCGAACTCGTCGCCTGCGGTTCCTCCGGCCAGTCCATGGAGACCTTCGCCGAGTGGGAGGCGACGGTCCTCCAGGAGACGTACGACCTGGTCGACCACATCTCCCTGCACGCCTACTACGAGCCGCACGACGGCGACGTCGACTCCTTCCTCGCCTCCGCCGTGGACATGGAGTCGTTCATCGAGAACGTCGTCGCCACCTGCGACCACGTCGGCGCCCGCCTCAAGTCGAAGAAGAAGATCAACCTCTCCTTCGACGAGTGGAACGTCTGGTACATGGCCAAGACCCAGGCGGAGGTGAGCGCCCTGGACTGGCCCGAGGCGCCCCGCCTGCTGGAGGACAACTACAGCGTCATGGACGCGGTCGTCTTCGGCTCGCTCCTCATCGCCCTGCTCCGGCACGCCGACCGCGTCACCGTCGCCTGCCTCGCCCAGCTCGTCAACGTCATCGCCCCGATCATGACCGAGCCGGGCGGCCCGGCCTGGCGCCAGACGACCTTCTTCCCCTTCTCCCAGGCCTCGAAGTACGGCCGCGGCGAGGTCCTCGACGTCCGGGTGGACTCGCCGACGTACGAGACGAGGAAGTACGGCGAGGCCGACCTGCTGCACGCCACCGCAGTGCGCGCCGAGGACGGCTCGGTCACCGTCTTCGCCGTCAACCGCTCCCGCACCGAGTCGCTGCCGCTGGACGTCGCCCTGAGCGGCCTGCACCTGACCGAGGTCGTCGAGCACAGCGCCCTGGCGGACGCCGACCCGGACGCCCGCAACACGCTCGCCGAGCCCGAGCGGGTCGTCCCGCACCCGGTCGCGGGCACGGCGCTGCGGGACGGCGGGCTGAGCGCCGTACTGGAGCCGCTGTCCTGGAACGTGATCCGGCTGCGCTGA
- a CDS encoding beta-galactosidase, with product MELSRLSRRAFNALAGTTVLGLALGGSVSSQALPRSGARGPVPTGPPPGPPGADGVPHRVALDRYSLLIDGRRLALWSGEMHPFRLPSPSLWRDVLQKMRAYGYNAVNARLAWNQHSPAPGEYDFSGVRDLDLFLRTAAETRMYVVLQPGPYIGADVDAGGLPGWLTATGARARTLDPAYLRHADEWLSRVNAVAARHQYTRGTGTVLLYRVDAPRRARLTRLHDRLRADGIEVPLLHADTPVPWGEAERTRDAAEARRVHLTHLADGTTLHNVRTAFGGTSWGWSAAPSAPTPTYDPTAAIDEARRPTDRLAPLHQLGQLLRHVPDFTRLEEAPEVRAADARIRVRHLTNPDTGTHAYVVRNDSAADVTSTLPMGGTDVEVTVPARDAKLFATGLHLGAGRKLAYATVQPMMSLSVGRLDIAAFVGRAGEQAHLVLDCPDEPWPTRLDEEAAWVYDHGELHITVPLGEDRVTRVRIRGADTERTTLLLFADDAASLRLWPYETPSGRVLVHGPALLRDVALDGATIRLTGDTVGEHGLEVWAPRGITHVTWNGDAVQASVGRAQSLMSVWPLPGVPELVLPALDGWRRRAENPESAPGYGDSGWTVADRRTSYSTTPVPEGQPVLFADDYGFHYGDVWYRGRLGGAAGLESVSLAYSTGARGMLMAWLDGEPLGTHRMGREDDGGKGTWSATAGFRLPEGLRQALREKARRRPDAGGAPVLSVLVRRTQHGQDDRKAARGLTSVAFEGASPEVEWRIQGAAAPDPVRGPLNHGGLYGERWGWHLPGYDDDGWEPASFPRRDRRQGVTWYRTAFRLDVPPGIDASVGLVLDDDPDRDYRAQVFLNGWNMGEYVNGPAGSPHTFVLPNGILRTRAAANTLALAVLAGGDTASGPGSVRLEPLGGAAGGVPVEPVASPGRRR from the coding sequence TTGGAGCTCAGCAGGCTCAGCAGACGAGCGTTCAACGCCCTCGCGGGCACCACCGTCCTCGGCCTCGCGCTCGGCGGCAGCGTGAGCAGCCAGGCGCTGCCCCGCTCCGGCGCTCGCGGCCCCGTGCCGACCGGACCGCCGCCCGGGCCGCCCGGCGCCGACGGCGTGCCCCACCGGGTCGCCCTGGACCGGTACTCCCTGCTGATCGACGGCAGACGTCTCGCGCTGTGGTCCGGCGAGATGCACCCCTTCCGGCTGCCGAGCCCGTCCCTGTGGCGGGACGTGCTGCAGAAGATGCGGGCGTACGGCTACAACGCGGTCAACGCCCGCCTGGCCTGGAACCAGCACTCCCCCGCCCCCGGCGAGTACGACTTCTCCGGTGTCCGCGACCTGGACCTGTTCCTGCGCACGGCCGCCGAGACCCGCATGTACGTCGTCCTCCAGCCCGGCCCGTACATCGGCGCGGACGTGGACGCGGGCGGCCTGCCCGGCTGGCTGACGGCCACCGGGGCCCGGGCCCGGACCCTCGACCCCGCGTACCTGCGCCACGCCGACGAGTGGCTGAGCCGCGTCAACGCCGTCGCCGCCCGGCACCAGTACACCAGGGGCACCGGCACGGTCCTGCTCTACCGGGTCGACGCCCCGCGGCGCGCCCGCCTGACCCGCCTGCACGACAGGCTGCGCGCCGACGGGATCGAGGTGCCCCTCCTGCACGCCGACACCCCCGTCCCCTGGGGAGAGGCGGAGCGGACCCGGGACGCCGCCGAGGCGCGGCGGGTCCACCTCACCCACCTCGCGGACGGGACCACGCTGCACAACGTCCGCACGGCGTTCGGCGGCACCTCGTGGGGCTGGTCGGCCGCACCGTCCGCGCCCACGCCCACGTACGACCCCACCGCGGCGATCGACGAGGCCCGCAGGCCGACGGACCGGCTCGCCCCGCTCCACCAGCTCGGGCAGCTCCTGCGCCACGTCCCCGACTTCACCCGGCTGGAGGAGGCGCCCGAGGTCAGAGCCGCGGACGCCCGCATCCGGGTGCGGCACCTCACCAACCCGGACACGGGCACCCACGCGTACGTCGTGCGCAACGACTCCGCCGCCGACGTCACGTCGACGCTGCCGATGGGCGGGACCGACGTGGAGGTCACCGTCCCCGCCCGGGACGCCAAGCTGTTCGCCACCGGGCTCCACCTGGGAGCGGGCCGGAAACTGGCGTACGCCACCGTGCAGCCCATGATGTCCCTGAGCGTCGGACGGCTGGACATCGCCGCCTTCGTGGGCCGGGCCGGGGAGCAGGCGCACCTGGTACTGGACTGCCCGGACGAACCGTGGCCGACCCGGCTGGACGAGGAGGCCGCCTGGGTGTACGACCACGGCGAACTGCACATCACGGTGCCGCTCGGCGAGGACCGGGTGACCCGGGTGCGGATCCGCGGCGCGGACACCGAGCGCACCACCCTGCTGCTCTTCGCCGACGACGCCGCCTCGCTGCGGCTGTGGCCGTACGAGACCCCGTCGGGCCGCGTCCTCGTGCACGGCCCGGCGCTGCTGCGCGACGTCGCCCTGGACGGCGCCACGATCCGGCTGACCGGTGACACCGTCGGGGAGCACGGGCTGGAGGTGTGGGCACCGCGCGGCATCACCCACGTCACCTGGAACGGCGACGCGGTCCAGGCGTCCGTCGGCCGCGCCCAGAGCCTGATGTCCGTCTGGCCGCTGCCCGGCGTGCCCGAGCTGGTGCTGCCCGCGCTCGACGGCTGGCGGCGCCGCGCCGAGAACCCGGAGTCCGCCCCCGGCTACGGCGACTCGGGGTGGACGGTCGCCGACCGGCGGACGTCGTACAGCACGACCCCGGTGCCCGAGGGGCAGCCCGTGCTCTTCGCCGACGACTACGGCTTCCACTACGGCGACGTCTGGTACCGGGGCAGGCTCGGCGGCGCCGCCGGCCTGGAGTCGGTGTCCCTCGCCTACAGCACGGGCGCGCGCGGGATGCTGATGGCCTGGCTGGACGGGGAGCCGCTGGGCACGCACCGCATGGGCCGGGAGGACGACGGGGGCAAGGGCACGTGGAGCGCCACGGCCGGATTCCGCCTGCCGGAGGGGCTGCGCCAGGCGCTGCGGGAGAAGGCGCGAAGGCGGCCCGACGCCGGTGGCGCCCCCGTCCTGTCCGTCCTGGTCCGGCGCACCCAGCACGGCCAGGACGACCGCAAGGCGGCCCGCGGACTGACCTCGGTCGCCTTCGAAGGGGCGTCGCCGGAGGTGGAGTGGCGCATCCAGGGCGCCGCCGCGCCCGACCCCGTGCGCGGACCGCTCAACCACGGCGGGCTGTACGGGGAGCGGTGGGGCTGGCACCTGCCCGGGTACGACGACGACGGCTGGGAGCCCGCCTCCTTCCCCCGGCGAGACCGGCGCCAGGGCGTGACCTGGTACCGGACCGCCTTCCGGCTGGACGTCCCGCCGGGCATCGACGCCTCGGTCGGGCTCGTCCTCGACGACGACCCGGACCGCGACTACCGCGCCCAGGTCTTCCTCAACGGCTGGAACATGGGCGAGTACGTCAACGGCCCGGCGGGCTCGCCGCACACCTTCGTCCTGCCGAACGGCATCCTGCGCACCCGTGCCGCCGCCAACACCCTGGCCCTCGCGGTCCTGGCCGGCGGCGACACGGCGTCCGGGCCCGGGTCGGTACGGCTCGAGCCGCTGGGCGGCGCGGCCGGCGGGGTGCCGGTGGAACCGGTCGCCTCCCCCGGTCGGCGCCGCTGA
- a CDS encoding DUF4360 domain-containing protein, translated as MATGLLLSGTIAALLTSALPAQHQPSGGFEDPPPDKIVIDVATVNGSGCPQGTAAVAVSEDNTAFTVTYSEYLAQAGGGSSPTDFRKNCQLNLLVHVPQGFTYAVASADYRGFAALQPGAQGTQRASYYFQGSPDTQYRTHPFSGPLNDNWQATDTTDWAQLVWAPCGVQRNFNINTELRVSTGTSDPAKVSFMTMDSTDGDISTVYHLAWKECPES; from the coding sequence ATGGCCACCGGCCTGCTCCTGAGCGGCACGATCGCCGCGCTCCTCACCTCCGCGCTGCCCGCGCAGCACCAGCCCTCCGGCGGGTTCGAGGACCCGCCGCCGGACAAAATCGTCATCGACGTCGCCACGGTCAACGGCTCCGGATGCCCGCAGGGCACGGCGGCGGTCGCCGTCTCCGAGGACAACACCGCCTTCACCGTCACCTACAGCGAATACCTCGCCCAGGCGGGCGGCGGGTCCAGCCCCACGGACTTCCGCAAGAACTGCCAGCTCAACCTGCTCGTCCACGTCCCGCAGGGCTTCACCTACGCCGTGGCCAGCGCGGACTACCGCGGCTTCGCCGCCCTCCAGCCCGGCGCGCAGGGCACCCAACGGGCCTCCTACTACTTCCAGGGCTCCCCGGACACGCAGTACCGCACCCACCCCTTCAGCGGCCCGCTCAACGACAACTGGCAGGCCACCGACACCACCGACTGGGCCCAGTTGGTGTGGGCGCCCTGCGGGGTCCAGCGCAACTTCAACATCAACACGGAGCTGCGGGTGAGCACGGGGACGTCCGACCCCGCCAAGGTGAGCTTCATGACGATGGACTCGACGGACGGGGACATCAGCACGGTGTACCACCTGGCGTGGAAGGAGTGCCCCGAGTCCTGA
- a CDS encoding alpha/beta fold hydrolase yields MGEWLNADGTEIWVHRQGRGSDVLLIGGLGDPAESWQPQLDGLSDRYRLTAFDNRGAGRTRLPAGQLSVAMMADDAAAVLRALDIPAAHVAGFSGGSAIAQEMALAHPELVRSLVLMSTYARADEYFRSLLRFFHWMAEAAPDERAMLEAFFLWIYTPRAHEDGTVEQIIEEALEFAHPQSTEAFHRQVAAFLAHDTLDRLHEITVPTLVLAGEIDILLPPRYGSIVAERIPGARFEVMNQEAHQPFQEVPDTFNARVSAFWRDVETQTTSRV; encoded by the coding sequence ATGGGCGAGTGGTTGAATGCCGACGGTACCGAGATCTGGGTCCATCGTCAGGGGCGGGGTTCGGACGTCCTGCTCATCGGGGGGCTGGGTGACCCCGCCGAATCGTGGCAGCCACAACTCGACGGACTCAGCGATCGCTACCGGCTCACCGCATTCGATAATCGCGGAGCGGGGCGCACCCGATTGCCCGCGGGACAGCTTTCCGTGGCCATGATGGCCGACGACGCGGCTGCCGTGCTGCGCGCGCTCGATATTCCGGCCGCCCACGTCGCCGGCTTCTCCGGAGGATCCGCCATCGCACAGGAGATGGCGCTCGCTCACCCAGAGCTGGTCCGCAGTCTCGTTCTCATGAGCACCTACGCTCGTGCGGACGAGTATTTCCGGTCCCTGCTCCGCTTCTTCCACTGGATGGCCGAAGCCGCTCCGGACGAGCGCGCCATGCTCGAGGCGTTCTTCCTGTGGATCTACACCCCCCGCGCCCATGAGGACGGCACAGTGGAGCAGATCATCGAGGAGGCATTGGAATTCGCGCACCCCCAGTCAACCGAGGCATTTCACCGCCAGGTTGCCGCATTCTTGGCGCACGACACGCTGGACCGCCTGCACGAGATCACAGTGCCTACGCTCGTACTGGCCGGCGAGATCGATATCCTCCTGCCTCCGCGTTATGGAAGCATCGTCGCTGAGCGGATTCCGGGTGCCCGATTCGAAGTAATGAACCAAGAGGCCCACCAGCCATTCCAGGAGGTCCCCGACACGTTCAACGCACGTGTCAGCGCCTTCTGGCGCGATGTCGAGACACAGACCACGTCACGCGTTTGA
- a CDS encoding substrate-binding domain-containing protein: MNGVPWESVLAVLGLAVPVAAALWEFFLAGRKRLGYRVQMDTSARDSATSSGPEAGMLQRMQWDGADLRDPSVVLLRIENVGWTPIVEEDYVAPANDAVGIRVAFPGRRVVGMVVTECSHTVLRDFFAPGTPGLGATDGVIRLPKVKLNRRAHYKVLAVLDRVPDFTGTDFPDPEVTAGVVGGVRGGTIKRTEYYPFASRPVRWLLAALVLVSVAQSVSTFARGDDTVAAPLDCAEGTLHLSGSTAFQPVLELAAEQYTKTCPDARIPLTGSSFEGSVPGLDTLAAAGEEAEPEDGEGLGDRLSFSDGPKSDGRPQLLPRPVALSLFTLVVNEDTGVQDLSLKQVREIYAGKITNWKQVNGNDLPVQLVSRNPGSGTRTTLQRQVLDDRPLLAVTTSDCRSLDTSRAGRCEVAGTPSLLDTVASTSGALGHSEVGAATAHEGVRQVRIDGYPATLEGADQGAYPYWETEIAYTYGEPPADSIAAGFLRYLANEVGKDIIRSRSHRPCSELDKPLLCRPSGS; encoded by the coding sequence ATGAACGGTGTTCCGTGGGAGTCCGTGCTCGCGGTGCTCGGCCTCGCCGTGCCCGTGGCCGCCGCCCTGTGGGAGTTCTTCCTGGCGGGCCGCAAACGACTCGGCTACCGCGTGCAGATGGACACCAGCGCCCGGGACTCGGCCACTTCCTCCGGACCGGAGGCCGGAATGCTCCAGCGGATGCAGTGGGACGGAGCCGATCTGCGCGACCCCTCGGTCGTCCTGCTGCGCATCGAGAACGTGGGCTGGACCCCGATAGTCGAGGAGGACTACGTGGCTCCGGCCAACGACGCGGTGGGCATACGCGTGGCGTTCCCGGGCCGCCGCGTGGTCGGCATGGTCGTGACGGAGTGCAGCCACACCGTGCTGCGCGACTTCTTCGCGCCGGGAACGCCGGGCCTCGGGGCCACGGACGGTGTCATCAGGCTGCCCAAGGTGAAGCTCAACCGCCGGGCGCACTACAAGGTGCTGGCGGTCCTGGACCGCGTCCCGGACTTCACCGGTACCGACTTCCCCGACCCGGAGGTCACCGCGGGCGTCGTCGGCGGGGTGCGCGGCGGGACCATAAAGAGGACCGAGTACTACCCCTTCGCCTCCCGGCCGGTCCGCTGGCTCCTCGCCGCCCTCGTCCTGGTGAGTGTCGCCCAGTCCGTGTCCACCTTCGCCCGGGGCGATGACACCGTGGCCGCACCGCTGGACTGCGCCGAGGGCACGCTGCACCTGTCGGGTTCCACCGCGTTCCAGCCGGTCCTGGAGCTGGCCGCCGAGCAGTACACGAAGACGTGCCCGGACGCCCGGATCCCGCTGACCGGCAGTTCCTTCGAGGGCAGCGTCCCCGGGCTGGACACGCTCGCCGCGGCCGGGGAAGAGGCCGAGCCGGAGGACGGCGAAGGGCTGGGCGACCGGCTGTCGTTCAGCGACGGCCCCAAGTCCGACGGCCGCCCGCAACTGCTTCCCAGGCCCGTCGCACTCTCCTTGTTCACCCTGGTCGTGAACGAGGACACCGGCGTCCAGGACCTGTCCCTGAAGCAGGTCCGGGAGATCTACGCCGGGAAGATCACCAACTGGAAGCAGGTGAACGGCAACGACCTGCCCGTCCAGCTCGTCAGCCGCAACCCGGGATCCGGCACCCGCACCACCCTCCAGCGACAGGTGCTGGACGACCGCCCCCTCCTGGCGGTCACGACGAGTGACTGCCGGAGCCTGGACACGAGCAGGGCCGGCCGCTGCGAGGTCGCCGGCACCCCGTCCCTGCTGGACACCGTCGCATCGACCTCCGGCGCGCTCGGCCACAGCGAGGTCGGCGCCGCCACCGCCCACGAGGGCGTGCGGCAGGTCCGCATCGACGGCTACCCCGCGACGCTGGAGGGCGCCGACCAGGGCGCCTATCCCTACTGGGAGACGGAGATCGCCTACACCTACGGCGAACCGCCGGCGGACTCCATCGCCGCAGGCTTCCTGCGCTACCTCGCCAACGAGGTCGGCAAGGACATCATCCGCTCCCGGAGCCACCGCCCCTGCTCCGAGCTGGACAAGCCGCTGCTGTGCCGGCCCAGCGGGTCGTGA
- a CDS encoding arabinan endo-1,5-alpha-L-arabinosidase, giving the protein MSRKRIALLALPAAALLALVPTTASAYPGPGRVTGSVVTHDPTMIRTSSGQYQLYATGGGISSKTSSDRTAFAAGADAFGSRPGWWSRYSSVPEAWAPDISYHGGKYLMYYSVSKFGSNTSAIGLAGSTTGQPGSWSDYGVVYTSGSSSDYNAIDPNLFVDDDGKWWLSFGSWWTGIKMIRIDPSTGKQLASDTARRSLASRPSGTKAVEAPYIVKRNGYYYLFASYDTCCAGTSSTYKVKVGRATSVTGPYYDRNGVSMMNNGGTPVLESHGSVIGPGGQSIMNDVDGDLIVYHYYDGNDNGTPKLGINLLNWSSGWPVAY; this is encoded by the coding sequence ATGAGCCGCAAGAGAATCGCCCTCCTCGCCCTCCCCGCCGCCGCGCTGCTCGCCCTCGTCCCCACCACGGCGTCGGCCTACCCCGGCCCCGGCCGGGTCACCGGCTCCGTCGTCACGCACGACCCGACGATGATCCGCACCTCGTCCGGGCAGTACCAGCTCTACGCCACCGGCGGCGGCATCAGCAGCAAGACGTCCTCCGACCGCACCGCCTTCGCCGCCGGCGCCGACGCCTTCGGGTCCCGGCCGGGCTGGTGGTCCCGGTACTCCTCCGTCCCGGAGGCCTGGGCGCCCGACATCTCGTACCACGGCGGCAAGTACCTGATGTACTACTCCGTCTCGAAGTTCGGCAGCAACACCTCCGCCATCGGCCTCGCCGGCTCCACCACCGGGCAGCCGGGGAGCTGGAGCGACTACGGCGTCGTCTACACCTCCGGCTCCTCCAGCGACTACAACGCCATCGACCCCAACCTCTTCGTCGACGACGACGGCAAGTGGTGGCTGTCCTTCGGCAGTTGGTGGACCGGCATCAAGATGATCCGGATCGACCCGTCCACCGGGAAGCAGCTCGCCTCGGACACCGCCCGCCGCTCCCTCGCCTCGCGCCCGTCGGGGACCAAGGCCGTCGAGGCCCCGTACATCGTCAAGCGGAACGGGTACTACTACCTCTTCGCCTCGTACGACACCTGCTGCGCCGGCACCAGCTCCACGTACAAGGTCAAGGTCGGCCGGGCGACCAGCGTCACCGGGCCGTACTACGACAGGAACGGCGTCTCGATGATGAACAACGGCGGGACGCCGGTGCTCGAGTCGCACGGCAGCGTCATCGGTCCCGGCGGCCAGTCGATCATGAACGACGTCGACGGCGACCTGATCGTCTACCACTACTACGACGGCAACGACAACGGCACCCCCAAGCTCGGCATCAACCTCCTGAACTGGAGCAGCGGATGGCCCGTCGCCTACTGA
- a CDS encoding family 43 glycosylhydrolase has product MARRLLTLLAALLLALSLGQPTASAATFANPVKAQKGADPWITYHGGSYYMVSTSWTDVITVRRSPTLGGLATAPSVQVWRGDAASRCCNIWAPELHYLNGRWYLYYVAGQNVSDYNPTQRSHVLESAGPDPMGPYTYRGQLNSAWMLDPTVATVDGRLYLFGSTHDGTQNIVAARMSNPYTVSSSFTTVSRPTYAWERSGAPVNEGPEILQRGGRTFLVYSAGGCWTPDYKLGQLELTGADPVSASSWTKKPTPLFQRSDGNGVYGPGHNGFFTSPDGSESWIVYHANDAASEGCDNGRTARAQKFTWNADGTPNLGTPVRLGAGMPGPSGEPTAVSTTYTVTNRNSGKCLDVAGSSPADGAGVAQYSCNGGANQRWRLEDLGDDTHRLVNVATGKVLDTADCSAADGADLRQWSWLDNTCQRFRFLATDGGHVRIVNQATGKVADVADCSTADSADVRQWTWLGNACQQWRLNPV; this is encoded by the coding sequence ATGGCCCGTCGCCTACTGACCCTGCTGGCCGCCCTGCTGCTCGCCCTCTCGCTCGGGCAGCCCACCGCGAGCGCGGCCACCTTCGCCAACCCGGTCAAGGCGCAGAAGGGAGCCGACCCCTGGATCACCTACCACGGCGGCAGCTACTACATGGTGTCGACGAGCTGGACCGACGTCATCACCGTCCGCAGATCGCCCACCCTCGGCGGGCTCGCCACCGCGCCCAGCGTGCAGGTGTGGCGGGGCGACGCGGCGTCCCGGTGCTGCAACATCTGGGCGCCCGAGCTGCACTACCTGAACGGCCGCTGGTACCTGTACTACGTCGCCGGCCAGAACGTCTCCGACTACAACCCGACCCAGCGCAGCCACGTCCTGGAGAGCGCCGGCCCGGACCCCATGGGGCCGTACACCTACCGGGGGCAGCTCAACTCCGCCTGGATGCTCGACCCCACGGTGGCGACGGTCGACGGGCGGCTGTACCTCTTCGGCAGCACGCACGACGGGACGCAGAACATCGTCGCCGCGCGGATGTCGAACCCGTACACGGTCTCCTCCTCCTTCACCACCGTCTCCAGGCCGACGTACGCCTGGGAACGCTCGGGCGCCCCGGTCAACGAGGGACCGGAGATCCTCCAACGGGGCGGACGGACCTTCCTGGTCTACTCCGCCGGCGGCTGCTGGACCCCCGACTACAAGCTGGGGCAGCTCGAACTGACCGGGGCCGATCCGGTCTCCGCGTCCTCCTGGACGAAGAAGCCGACGCCGCTCTTCCAGCGCAGTGACGGCAACGGCGTCTACGGGCCCGGGCACAACGGCTTCTTCACCTCGCCCGACGGATCCGAGAGCTGGATCGTCTACCACGCCAACGACGCCGCCTCGGAGGGCTGCGACAACGGGCGTACGGCGCGGGCGCAGAAGTTCACCTGGAACGCCGACGGCACTCCGAACCTCGGCACCCCCGTCCGGCTCGGGGCGGGCATGCCCGGACCCTCGGGCGAGCCGACGGCCGTCTCGACCACCTACACGGTCACCAACCGCAACAGCGGCAAATGCCTGGACGTGGCCGGGAGCTCGCCCGCGGACGGGGCCGGCGTGGCGCAGTACTCCTGCAACGGCGGCGCCAACCAGCGCTGGCGCCTGGAGGATCTCGGGGACGACACCCACCGGCTGGTCAACGTGGCCACCGGGAAGGTGCTGGACACCGCCGACTGCTCGGCCGCCGACGGGGCCGACCTGCGGCAGTGGTCCTGGCTGGACAACACCTGCCAGCGGTTCCGGTTCCTGGCGACCGACGGCGGTCACGTCCGGATCGTCAACCAGGCCACCGGCAAGGTCGCCGACGTCGCGGACTGCTCGACGGCGGACTCCGCCGACGTACGGCAGTGGACGTGGCTGGGCAACGCCTGCCAGCAGTGGCGGCTGAACCCGGTCTGA